A single region of the Buteo buteo chromosome 16, bButBut1.hap1.1, whole genome shotgun sequence genome encodes:
- the CTNND1 gene encoding catenin delta-1 isoform X10, which produces MDDSEVESTASILASVKEQEAQFEKLTRALEEERRHVSAQLERVRVSPQDASPGLANGTLTRRHQNGRFLGDADLERQKYPDLKLNGPQDHSHLLYSTIPRMQDPGQIVEETYTMEEDPEGAMSVVSVETSDDGTTRRTETTVKKVVKTVTTRTVQQVPVGPDGLPLETSPVTSNYVQTMDRNFRKNGNGGPGGYLSQPGTATLPRNYHYPDGYGRPYEDGYPGSDHSYGSLSRVTRIDERYRPSMDTYRAPSRQDIYGPQPQVRVGGSNMDLNHFHPEPYGLEDDQRSVGFEDVDYGLMSDYGTARRAGTPSDPRRRLRSYEDMLVDEVAPDRYYWAPLAQHERGSLASLDSLRKGGPAPGNWRQPELPEVIAMLSFRLDAVKSNAAAYLQHLCYRNDKVKTEVRKLKGIPVLVGLLDHPKKEVHYGACGALKNISFGKDQDNKIAIKNCDGVPALVRLLRKAHDMDLTEVITGTLWNLSSHDSIKMAIVDHALHALTDEVVIPRSGWEREPNEDTKPRHIEWESVLTNTAGCLRNVSSERSEARRKLRECDGLVDALIYIVQSEIGQKDSDSKLVENCVCLLRNLSYQVHREIPHAERYQETPLAPANNAGPHAASCFGAKKGKDEWFSRGKKLPEDPGADTVDFPKRTTPAKGYELLFQPEVVRIYISLLKESKTPAILEASAGAIQNLCAGSWTYGRYIRSALRQEKGLSAIADLLTHDSERVVKAASGALRNLAVDLRNKELIGKHAIPNLVKNLPGGQQTPAKNLSEDTVVSILNTINEVIVDNLEAAKKLRETQGIEKLVLINKSGNRSEREVRAAALVLQTVWGYKELRKPLEKEGWKKSDFQVNLSNASRTQGGNSFDDSTLPLIDRNQKTDNYSTLNERDHSRTLDRSGDLGDMEPVKKI; this is translated from the exons ATGGACGACTCAGAAGTGGAGTCGACCGCCAGCATCCTTGCCTCTGTCAAGGAGCAGGAGGCACAGTTCGAGAAGTTGACCCGGGCGCTTGAGGAGGAACGGCGCCATGTCTCAGCCCAGCTGGAACGAGTCCGGGTCTCCCCACAGGACGCCAGCCCGGGCTTGGCCAACGGCACGCTCACCCGGCGGCACCAG AACGGCCGTTTCTTGGGCGATGCTGACCTGGAAAGGCAGAAATACCCAGATCTGAAGCTCAACGGGCCACAG GACCACAGCCACCTCTTGTACAGCACAATCCCCAGAATGCAGGACCCGGGCCAGATCGTGGAGGAGACCTACACCATGGAGGAGGACCCAGAAGGGGCCATGTCAGTTGTGTCTGTGGAGACATCAGATGATGGGACAACCCGGCGTACAGAGACCACG GTGAAGAAAGTGGTGAAGACAGTGACCACCCGGACAGTGCAGCAGGTGCCAGTGGGGCCTGATGGGTTACCTTTGGAAACCTCCCCCGTCACCAGCAACTATGTCCAGACCATGGACAGGAACTTCCGCAAGAATGGCAACGGGGGCCCTGGCGGCTACCTGAGCCAGCCAGGCACAGCCACCCTTCCTCGAAACTACCACTACCCCGATGGCTACGGCCGCCCCTATGAGGATGGCTACCCAGGCAGCGATCACAGCTACGGCAGCCTGTCCCGTGTCACCCGCATTGATGAGCGTTACCGCCCCTCCATGGACACCTACCGGGCCCCCAGCCGTCAGGACATCTATGGCCCCCAGCCTCAAGTGCGTGTTGGGGGCAGCAACATGGACCTCAACCATTTCCACCCTGAGCCGTACGGCCTGGAGGATGACCAACGCAGTGTGGGCTTTGAAGATGTGGACTACGGGCTTATGTCGGACTACGGCACAGCCAGGCGGGCAGGGACCCCGTCTGATCCTCGGCGACGGCTCAG GAGCTATGAAGACAtgctggtggatgaagtggccCCCGACCGGTACTACTGGGCCCCTCTGGCTCAGCACGAACGGGGTAGCTTGGCTAGTCTGGACAGCCTGCGGAAGGGAGGTCCGGCCCCAGGTAACTGGCGCCAGCCAGAGCTGCCGGAGGTAATAGCCATGCTGAGCTTCCGTCTGGATGCCGTCAAGTCCAACGCGGCTGCCTACCTGCAGCACCTCTGCTACCGTAACGACAAGGTGAAGACAGAGGTGCGCAAGCTGAAGGGCATTCCTGTGCTGGTGGGGTTGTTAGACCACCCCAAGAAAGAGGTTCACTATGGTGCCTGTGGAGCCCTCAAGAACATCTCTTTCGGCAAGGACCAAGACAATAAGATTGCCATCAAGAACTGTGATGGGGTACCTGCTCTGGTGCGCCTGTTGCGGAAAGCCCATGACATGGACCTCACAGAGGTCATCACAG GAACACTGTGGAACCTGTCCTCGCACGACTCCATCAAGATGGCCATTGTGGATCATGCACTACATGCTCTGACTGATGAGGTTGTCATTCCCCGCTCAGGCTGGGAGCGGGAACCCAATGAGGACACAAAACCCCGCCATATCGAGTGGGAGTCGGTGCTCACCAACACCGCTGGCTGCCTTAG GAATGTGAGCTCAGAGCGGAGTGAGGCCCGTCGGAAGCTGCGGGAATGTGATGGGCTGGTGGATGCCCTGATCTACATAGTCCAGTCTGAGATCGGCCAGAAGGACTCAGACAGCAAG CTGGTGGAGAACTGTGTGTGTCTGCTGAGAAACTTGTCCTACCAAGTCCACCGTGAGATCCCCCATGCTGAGCGTTACCAGGAGACACCTCTGGCCCCGGCCAACAATGCTGGGCCCCATGCTGCGAGCTGCTTTGGTGCCAAGAAGGGCAAAG ACGAATGGTTCTCCAGAG GTAAAAAGCTCCCAGAAGACCCTGGTGCCGATACAGTGGATTTTCCCAAAAGAACAACTCCAGCCAAAG GCTACGAGCTCCTCTTCCAGCCAGAAGTGGTCCGGATATACATCTCACTTCTAAAGGAAAGCAAGACTCCAGCCATCCTAGAGGCTTCGGCAGGAGCTATTCAGAACCTGTGCGCTGGCAGTTGGACA TATGGCCGGTATATCCGCTCAGCGCTGCGCCAGGAGAAGGGACTCTCTGCCATTGCTGACCTCCTGACCCACGACAGCGAGCGAGTGGTGAAAGCAGCATCCGGAGCCCTGCGCAACCTGGCTGTCGACTTGCGTAACAAAGAGCTGATAG gTAAACATGCCATCCCCAACCTAGTGAAGAACCTGCCTGGAGGCCAGCAGACCCCAGCCAAAAATCTCTCTGAGGACACAGTGGTGTCAATCCTCAACACCATCAATGAAGTAATTGTAGACAACCTTGAGGCTGCCAAGAAGCTGCGGGAAACACAGGGGATTGAGAAGTTGGTGCTGATCAACAAATCTGG GAACCGCTCAGAGAGAGAAGTCCGAGCAGCTGCCCTTGTCTTGCAGACAGTCTGGGGATATAAAGAGCTGCGGAAGCCCCTTGAGAAGGAAGGCTGGAAGAAGTCAGATTTCCAG GTGAACCTGAGCAATGCCTCTCGGACCCAGGGAGGCAACTCATTTGATGACAGCACCTTGCCTCTCATTGACAGGAACCAGAAAACAG ACAACTATTCCACACTCAATGAGAGGGACCACAGCAGGACACTGGACCGATCTGGTGACCTTGGAGATATGGAACCGGTGAAG AAGATCTAG
- the CTNND1 gene encoding catenin delta-1 isoform X7 has protein sequence MDDSEVESTASILASVKEQEAQFEKLTRALEEERRHVSAQLERVRVSPQDASPGLANGTLTRRHQNGRFLGDADLERQKYPDLKLNGPQDHSHLLYSTIPRMQDPGQIVEETYTMEEDPEGAMSVVSVETSDDGTTRRTETTVKKVVKTVTTRTVQQVPVGPDGLPLETSPVTSNYVQTMDRNFRKNGNGGPGGYLSQPGTATLPRNYHYPDGYGRPYEDGYPGSDHSYGSLSRVTRIDERYRPSMDTYRAPSRQDIYGPQPQVRVGGSNMDLNHFHPEPYGLEDDQRSVGFEDVDYGLMSDYGTARRAGTPSDPRRRLRSYEDMLVDEVAPDRYYWAPLAQHERGSLASLDSLRKGGPAPGNWRQPELPEVIAMLSFRLDAVKSNAAAYLQHLCYRNDKVKTEVRKLKGIPVLVGLLDHPKKEVHYGACGALKNISFGKDQDNKIAIKNCDGVPALVRLLRKAHDMDLTEVITGTLWNLSSHDSIKMAIVDHALHALTDEVVIPRSGWEREPNEDTKPRHIEWESVLTNTAGCLRNVSSERSEARRKLRECDGLVDALIYIVQSEIGQKDSDSKLVENCVCLLRNLSYQVHREIPHAERYQETPLAPANNAGPHAASCFGAKKGKDEWFSRGKKLPEDPGADTVDFPKRTTPAKGYELLFQPEVVRIYISLLKESKTPAILEASAGAIQNLCAGSWTYGRYIRSALRQEKGLSAIADLLTHDSERVVKAASGALRNLAVDLRNKELIGKHAIPNLVKNLPGGQQTPAKNLSEDTVVSILNTINEVIVDNLEAAKKLRETQGIEKLVLINKSGNRSEREVRAAALVLQTVWGYKELRKPLEKEGWKKSDFQVNLSNASRTQGGNSFDDSTLPLIDRNQKTDNYSTLNERDHSRTLDRSGDLGDMEPVKVVPLMVSSSS, from the exons ATGGACGACTCAGAAGTGGAGTCGACCGCCAGCATCCTTGCCTCTGTCAAGGAGCAGGAGGCACAGTTCGAGAAGTTGACCCGGGCGCTTGAGGAGGAACGGCGCCATGTCTCAGCCCAGCTGGAACGAGTCCGGGTCTCCCCACAGGACGCCAGCCCGGGCTTGGCCAACGGCACGCTCACCCGGCGGCACCAG AACGGCCGTTTCTTGGGCGATGCTGACCTGGAAAGGCAGAAATACCCAGATCTGAAGCTCAACGGGCCACAG GACCACAGCCACCTCTTGTACAGCACAATCCCCAGAATGCAGGACCCGGGCCAGATCGTGGAGGAGACCTACACCATGGAGGAGGACCCAGAAGGGGCCATGTCAGTTGTGTCTGTGGAGACATCAGATGATGGGACAACCCGGCGTACAGAGACCACG GTGAAGAAAGTGGTGAAGACAGTGACCACCCGGACAGTGCAGCAGGTGCCAGTGGGGCCTGATGGGTTACCTTTGGAAACCTCCCCCGTCACCAGCAACTATGTCCAGACCATGGACAGGAACTTCCGCAAGAATGGCAACGGGGGCCCTGGCGGCTACCTGAGCCAGCCAGGCACAGCCACCCTTCCTCGAAACTACCACTACCCCGATGGCTACGGCCGCCCCTATGAGGATGGCTACCCAGGCAGCGATCACAGCTACGGCAGCCTGTCCCGTGTCACCCGCATTGATGAGCGTTACCGCCCCTCCATGGACACCTACCGGGCCCCCAGCCGTCAGGACATCTATGGCCCCCAGCCTCAAGTGCGTGTTGGGGGCAGCAACATGGACCTCAACCATTTCCACCCTGAGCCGTACGGCCTGGAGGATGACCAACGCAGTGTGGGCTTTGAAGATGTGGACTACGGGCTTATGTCGGACTACGGCACAGCCAGGCGGGCAGGGACCCCGTCTGATCCTCGGCGACGGCTCAG GAGCTATGAAGACAtgctggtggatgaagtggccCCCGACCGGTACTACTGGGCCCCTCTGGCTCAGCACGAACGGGGTAGCTTGGCTAGTCTGGACAGCCTGCGGAAGGGAGGTCCGGCCCCAGGTAACTGGCGCCAGCCAGAGCTGCCGGAGGTAATAGCCATGCTGAGCTTCCGTCTGGATGCCGTCAAGTCCAACGCGGCTGCCTACCTGCAGCACCTCTGCTACCGTAACGACAAGGTGAAGACAGAGGTGCGCAAGCTGAAGGGCATTCCTGTGCTGGTGGGGTTGTTAGACCACCCCAAGAAAGAGGTTCACTATGGTGCCTGTGGAGCCCTCAAGAACATCTCTTTCGGCAAGGACCAAGACAATAAGATTGCCATCAAGAACTGTGATGGGGTACCTGCTCTGGTGCGCCTGTTGCGGAAAGCCCATGACATGGACCTCACAGAGGTCATCACAG GAACACTGTGGAACCTGTCCTCGCACGACTCCATCAAGATGGCCATTGTGGATCATGCACTACATGCTCTGACTGATGAGGTTGTCATTCCCCGCTCAGGCTGGGAGCGGGAACCCAATGAGGACACAAAACCCCGCCATATCGAGTGGGAGTCGGTGCTCACCAACACCGCTGGCTGCCTTAG GAATGTGAGCTCAGAGCGGAGTGAGGCCCGTCGGAAGCTGCGGGAATGTGATGGGCTGGTGGATGCCCTGATCTACATAGTCCAGTCTGAGATCGGCCAGAAGGACTCAGACAGCAAG CTGGTGGAGAACTGTGTGTGTCTGCTGAGAAACTTGTCCTACCAAGTCCACCGTGAGATCCCCCATGCTGAGCGTTACCAGGAGACACCTCTGGCCCCGGCCAACAATGCTGGGCCCCATGCTGCGAGCTGCTTTGGTGCCAAGAAGGGCAAAG ACGAATGGTTCTCCAGAG GTAAAAAGCTCCCAGAAGACCCTGGTGCCGATACAGTGGATTTTCCCAAAAGAACAACTCCAGCCAAAG GCTACGAGCTCCTCTTCCAGCCAGAAGTGGTCCGGATATACATCTCACTTCTAAAGGAAAGCAAGACTCCAGCCATCCTAGAGGCTTCGGCAGGAGCTATTCAGAACCTGTGCGCTGGCAGTTGGACA TATGGCCGGTATATCCGCTCAGCGCTGCGCCAGGAGAAGGGACTCTCTGCCATTGCTGACCTCCTGACCCACGACAGCGAGCGAGTGGTGAAAGCAGCATCCGGAGCCCTGCGCAACCTGGCTGTCGACTTGCGTAACAAAGAGCTGATAG gTAAACATGCCATCCCCAACCTAGTGAAGAACCTGCCTGGAGGCCAGCAGACCCCAGCCAAAAATCTCTCTGAGGACACAGTGGTGTCAATCCTCAACACCATCAATGAAGTAATTGTAGACAACCTTGAGGCTGCCAAGAAGCTGCGGGAAACACAGGGGATTGAGAAGTTGGTGCTGATCAACAAATCTGG GAACCGCTCAGAGAGAGAAGTCCGAGCAGCTGCCCTTGTCTTGCAGACAGTCTGGGGATATAAAGAGCTGCGGAAGCCCCTTGAGAAGGAAGGCTGGAAGAAGTCAGATTTCCAG GTGAACCTGAGCAATGCCTCTCGGACCCAGGGAGGCAACTCATTTGATGACAGCACCTTGCCTCTCATTGACAGGAACCAGAAAACAG ACAACTATTCCACACTCAATGAGAGGGACCACAGCAGGACACTGGACCGATCTGGTGACCTTGGAGATATGGAACCGGTGAAGGTAGTACCATTGATGGTGAGCAGCTCTTCCTAA
- the CTNND1 gene encoding catenin delta-1 isoform X9: MDDSEVESTASILASVKEQEAQFEKLTRALEEERRHVSAQLERVRVSPQDASPGLANGTLTRRHQNGRFLGDADLERQKYPDLKLNGPQDHSHLLYSTIPRMQDPGQIVEETYTMEEDPEGAMSVVSVETSDDGTTRRTETTVKKVVKTVTTRTVQQVPVGPDGLPLETSPVTSNYVQTMDRNFRKNGNGGPGGYLSQPGTATLPRNYHYPDGYGRPYEDGYPGSDHSYGSLSRVTRIDERYRPSMDTYRAPSRQDIYGPQPQVRVGGSNMDLNHFHPEPYGLEDDQRSVGFEDVDYGLMSDYGTARRAGTPSDPRRRLRSYEDMLVDEVAPDRYYWAPLAQHERGSLASLDSLRKGGPAPGNWRQPELPEVIAMLSFRLDAVKSNAAAYLQHLCYRNDKVKTEVRKLKGIPVLVGLLDHPKKEVHYGACGALKNISFGKDQDNKIAIKNCDGVPALVRLLRKAHDMDLTEVITGTLWNLSSHDSIKMAIVDHALHALTDEVVIPRSGWEREPNEDTKPRHIEWESVLTNTAGCLRNVSSERSEARRKLRECDGLVDALIYIVQSEIGQKDSDSKLVENCVCLLRNLSYQVHREIPHAERYQETPLAPANNAGPHAASCFGAKKGKGKKLPEDPGADTVDFPKRTTPAKGYELLFQPEVVRIYISLLKESKTPAILEASAGAIQNLCAGSWTYGRYIRSALRQEKGLSAIADLLTHDSERVVKAASGALRNLAVDLRNKELIGKHAIPNLVKNLPGGQQTPAKNLSEDTVVSILNTINEVIVDNLEAAKKLRETQGIEKLVLINKSGNRSEREVRAAALVLQTVWGYKELRKPLEKEGWKKSDFQVNLSNASRTQGGNSFDDSTLPLIDRNQKTDNYSTLNERDHSRTLDRSGDLGDMEPVKVVPLMVSSSS; the protein is encoded by the exons ATGGACGACTCAGAAGTGGAGTCGACCGCCAGCATCCTTGCCTCTGTCAAGGAGCAGGAGGCACAGTTCGAGAAGTTGACCCGGGCGCTTGAGGAGGAACGGCGCCATGTCTCAGCCCAGCTGGAACGAGTCCGGGTCTCCCCACAGGACGCCAGCCCGGGCTTGGCCAACGGCACGCTCACCCGGCGGCACCAG AACGGCCGTTTCTTGGGCGATGCTGACCTGGAAAGGCAGAAATACCCAGATCTGAAGCTCAACGGGCCACAG GACCACAGCCACCTCTTGTACAGCACAATCCCCAGAATGCAGGACCCGGGCCAGATCGTGGAGGAGACCTACACCATGGAGGAGGACCCAGAAGGGGCCATGTCAGTTGTGTCTGTGGAGACATCAGATGATGGGACAACCCGGCGTACAGAGACCACG GTGAAGAAAGTGGTGAAGACAGTGACCACCCGGACAGTGCAGCAGGTGCCAGTGGGGCCTGATGGGTTACCTTTGGAAACCTCCCCCGTCACCAGCAACTATGTCCAGACCATGGACAGGAACTTCCGCAAGAATGGCAACGGGGGCCCTGGCGGCTACCTGAGCCAGCCAGGCACAGCCACCCTTCCTCGAAACTACCACTACCCCGATGGCTACGGCCGCCCCTATGAGGATGGCTACCCAGGCAGCGATCACAGCTACGGCAGCCTGTCCCGTGTCACCCGCATTGATGAGCGTTACCGCCCCTCCATGGACACCTACCGGGCCCCCAGCCGTCAGGACATCTATGGCCCCCAGCCTCAAGTGCGTGTTGGGGGCAGCAACATGGACCTCAACCATTTCCACCCTGAGCCGTACGGCCTGGAGGATGACCAACGCAGTGTGGGCTTTGAAGATGTGGACTACGGGCTTATGTCGGACTACGGCACAGCCAGGCGGGCAGGGACCCCGTCTGATCCTCGGCGACGGCTCAG GAGCTATGAAGACAtgctggtggatgaagtggccCCCGACCGGTACTACTGGGCCCCTCTGGCTCAGCACGAACGGGGTAGCTTGGCTAGTCTGGACAGCCTGCGGAAGGGAGGTCCGGCCCCAGGTAACTGGCGCCAGCCAGAGCTGCCGGAGGTAATAGCCATGCTGAGCTTCCGTCTGGATGCCGTCAAGTCCAACGCGGCTGCCTACCTGCAGCACCTCTGCTACCGTAACGACAAGGTGAAGACAGAGGTGCGCAAGCTGAAGGGCATTCCTGTGCTGGTGGGGTTGTTAGACCACCCCAAGAAAGAGGTTCACTATGGTGCCTGTGGAGCCCTCAAGAACATCTCTTTCGGCAAGGACCAAGACAATAAGATTGCCATCAAGAACTGTGATGGGGTACCTGCTCTGGTGCGCCTGTTGCGGAAAGCCCATGACATGGACCTCACAGAGGTCATCACAG GAACACTGTGGAACCTGTCCTCGCACGACTCCATCAAGATGGCCATTGTGGATCATGCACTACATGCTCTGACTGATGAGGTTGTCATTCCCCGCTCAGGCTGGGAGCGGGAACCCAATGAGGACACAAAACCCCGCCATATCGAGTGGGAGTCGGTGCTCACCAACACCGCTGGCTGCCTTAG GAATGTGAGCTCAGAGCGGAGTGAGGCCCGTCGGAAGCTGCGGGAATGTGATGGGCTGGTGGATGCCCTGATCTACATAGTCCAGTCTGAGATCGGCCAGAAGGACTCAGACAGCAAG CTGGTGGAGAACTGTGTGTGTCTGCTGAGAAACTTGTCCTACCAAGTCCACCGTGAGATCCCCCATGCTGAGCGTTACCAGGAGACACCTCTGGCCCCGGCCAACAATGCTGGGCCCCATGCTGCGAGCTGCTTTGGTGCCAAGAAGGGCAAAG GTAAAAAGCTCCCAGAAGACCCTGGTGCCGATACAGTGGATTTTCCCAAAAGAACAACTCCAGCCAAAG GCTACGAGCTCCTCTTCCAGCCAGAAGTGGTCCGGATATACATCTCACTTCTAAAGGAAAGCAAGACTCCAGCCATCCTAGAGGCTTCGGCAGGAGCTATTCAGAACCTGTGCGCTGGCAGTTGGACA TATGGCCGGTATATCCGCTCAGCGCTGCGCCAGGAGAAGGGACTCTCTGCCATTGCTGACCTCCTGACCCACGACAGCGAGCGAGTGGTGAAAGCAGCATCCGGAGCCCTGCGCAACCTGGCTGTCGACTTGCGTAACAAAGAGCTGATAG gTAAACATGCCATCCCCAACCTAGTGAAGAACCTGCCTGGAGGCCAGCAGACCCCAGCCAAAAATCTCTCTGAGGACACAGTGGTGTCAATCCTCAACACCATCAATGAAGTAATTGTAGACAACCTTGAGGCTGCCAAGAAGCTGCGGGAAACACAGGGGATTGAGAAGTTGGTGCTGATCAACAAATCTGG GAACCGCTCAGAGAGAGAAGTCCGAGCAGCTGCCCTTGTCTTGCAGACAGTCTGGGGATATAAAGAGCTGCGGAAGCCCCTTGAGAAGGAAGGCTGGAAGAAGTCAGATTTCCAG GTGAACCTGAGCAATGCCTCTCGGACCCAGGGAGGCAACTCATTTGATGACAGCACCTTGCCTCTCATTGACAGGAACCAGAAAACAG ACAACTATTCCACACTCAATGAGAGGGACCACAGCAGGACACTGGACCGATCTGGTGACCTTGGAGATATGGAACCGGTGAAGGTAGTACCATTGATGGTGAGCAGCTCTTCCTAA
- the CTNND1 gene encoding catenin delta-1 isoform X4: MDDSEVESTASILASVKEQEAQFEKLTRALEEERRHVSAQLERVRVSPQDASPGLANGTLTRRHQNGRFLGDADLERQKYPDLKLNGPQDHSHLLYSTIPRMQDPGQIVEETYTMEEDPEGAMSVVSVETSDDGTTRRTETTVKKVVKTVTTRTVQQVPVGPDGLPLETSPVTSNYVQTMDRNFRKNGNGGPGGYLSQPGTATLPRNYHYPDGYGRPYEDGYPGSDHSYGSLSRVTRIDERYRPSMDTYRAPSRQDIYGPQPQVRVGGSNMDLNHFHPEPYGLEDDQRSVGFEDVDYGLMSDYGTARRAGTPSDPRRRLRSYEDMLVDEVAPDRYYWAPLAQHERGSLASLDSLRKGGPAPGNWRQPELPEVIAMLSFRLDAVKSNAAAYLQHLCYRNDKVKTEVRKLKGIPVLVGLLDHPKKEVHYGACGALKNISFGKDQDNKIAIKNCDGVPALVRLLRKAHDMDLTEVITGTLWNLSSHDSIKMAIVDHALHALTDEVVIPRSGWEREPNEDTKPRHIEWESVLTNTAGCLRNVSSERSEARRKLRECDGLVDALIYIVQSEIGQKDSDSKLVENCVCLLRNLSYQVHREIPHAERYQETPLAPANNAGPHAASCFGAKKGKGKKLPEDPGADTVDFPKRTTPAKGYELLFQPEVVRIYISLLKESKTPAILEASAGAIQNLCAGSWTYGRYIRSALRQEKGLSAIADLLTHDSERVVKAASGALRNLAVDLRNKELIGKHAIPNLVKNLPGGQQTPAKNLSEDTVVSILNTINEVIVDNLEAAKKLRETQGIEKLVLINKSGNRSEREVRAAALVLQTVWGYKELRKPLEKEGWKKSDFQVNLSNASRTQGGNSFDDSTLPLIDRNQKTDKKSSREEIQMSNMGPDNYSTLNERDHSRTLDRSGDLGDMEPVKVVPLMVSSSS; this comes from the exons ATGGACGACTCAGAAGTGGAGTCGACCGCCAGCATCCTTGCCTCTGTCAAGGAGCAGGAGGCACAGTTCGAGAAGTTGACCCGGGCGCTTGAGGAGGAACGGCGCCATGTCTCAGCCCAGCTGGAACGAGTCCGGGTCTCCCCACAGGACGCCAGCCCGGGCTTGGCCAACGGCACGCTCACCCGGCGGCACCAG AACGGCCGTTTCTTGGGCGATGCTGACCTGGAAAGGCAGAAATACCCAGATCTGAAGCTCAACGGGCCACAG GACCACAGCCACCTCTTGTACAGCACAATCCCCAGAATGCAGGACCCGGGCCAGATCGTGGAGGAGACCTACACCATGGAGGAGGACCCAGAAGGGGCCATGTCAGTTGTGTCTGTGGAGACATCAGATGATGGGACAACCCGGCGTACAGAGACCACG GTGAAGAAAGTGGTGAAGACAGTGACCACCCGGACAGTGCAGCAGGTGCCAGTGGGGCCTGATGGGTTACCTTTGGAAACCTCCCCCGTCACCAGCAACTATGTCCAGACCATGGACAGGAACTTCCGCAAGAATGGCAACGGGGGCCCTGGCGGCTACCTGAGCCAGCCAGGCACAGCCACCCTTCCTCGAAACTACCACTACCCCGATGGCTACGGCCGCCCCTATGAGGATGGCTACCCAGGCAGCGATCACAGCTACGGCAGCCTGTCCCGTGTCACCCGCATTGATGAGCGTTACCGCCCCTCCATGGACACCTACCGGGCCCCCAGCCGTCAGGACATCTATGGCCCCCAGCCTCAAGTGCGTGTTGGGGGCAGCAACATGGACCTCAACCATTTCCACCCTGAGCCGTACGGCCTGGAGGATGACCAACGCAGTGTGGGCTTTGAAGATGTGGACTACGGGCTTATGTCGGACTACGGCACAGCCAGGCGGGCAGGGACCCCGTCTGATCCTCGGCGACGGCTCAG GAGCTATGAAGACAtgctggtggatgaagtggccCCCGACCGGTACTACTGGGCCCCTCTGGCTCAGCACGAACGGGGTAGCTTGGCTAGTCTGGACAGCCTGCGGAAGGGAGGTCCGGCCCCAGGTAACTGGCGCCAGCCAGAGCTGCCGGAGGTAATAGCCATGCTGAGCTTCCGTCTGGATGCCGTCAAGTCCAACGCGGCTGCCTACCTGCAGCACCTCTGCTACCGTAACGACAAGGTGAAGACAGAGGTGCGCAAGCTGAAGGGCATTCCTGTGCTGGTGGGGTTGTTAGACCACCCCAAGAAAGAGGTTCACTATGGTGCCTGTGGAGCCCTCAAGAACATCTCTTTCGGCAAGGACCAAGACAATAAGATTGCCATCAAGAACTGTGATGGGGTACCTGCTCTGGTGCGCCTGTTGCGGAAAGCCCATGACATGGACCTCACAGAGGTCATCACAG GAACACTGTGGAACCTGTCCTCGCACGACTCCATCAAGATGGCCATTGTGGATCATGCACTACATGCTCTGACTGATGAGGTTGTCATTCCCCGCTCAGGCTGGGAGCGGGAACCCAATGAGGACACAAAACCCCGCCATATCGAGTGGGAGTCGGTGCTCACCAACACCGCTGGCTGCCTTAG GAATGTGAGCTCAGAGCGGAGTGAGGCCCGTCGGAAGCTGCGGGAATGTGATGGGCTGGTGGATGCCCTGATCTACATAGTCCAGTCTGAGATCGGCCAGAAGGACTCAGACAGCAAG CTGGTGGAGAACTGTGTGTGTCTGCTGAGAAACTTGTCCTACCAAGTCCACCGTGAGATCCCCCATGCTGAGCGTTACCAGGAGACACCTCTGGCCCCGGCCAACAATGCTGGGCCCCATGCTGCGAGCTGCTTTGGTGCCAAGAAGGGCAAAG GTAAAAAGCTCCCAGAAGACCCTGGTGCCGATACAGTGGATTTTCCCAAAAGAACAACTCCAGCCAAAG GCTACGAGCTCCTCTTCCAGCCAGAAGTGGTCCGGATATACATCTCACTTCTAAAGGAAAGCAAGACTCCAGCCATCCTAGAGGCTTCGGCAGGAGCTATTCAGAACCTGTGCGCTGGCAGTTGGACA TATGGCCGGTATATCCGCTCAGCGCTGCGCCAGGAGAAGGGACTCTCTGCCATTGCTGACCTCCTGACCCACGACAGCGAGCGAGTGGTGAAAGCAGCATCCGGAGCCCTGCGCAACCTGGCTGTCGACTTGCGTAACAAAGAGCTGATAG gTAAACATGCCATCCCCAACCTAGTGAAGAACCTGCCTGGAGGCCAGCAGACCCCAGCCAAAAATCTCTCTGAGGACACAGTGGTGTCAATCCTCAACACCATCAATGAAGTAATTGTAGACAACCTTGAGGCTGCCAAGAAGCTGCGGGAAACACAGGGGATTGAGAAGTTGGTGCTGATCAACAAATCTGG GAACCGCTCAGAGAGAGAAGTCCGAGCAGCTGCCCTTGTCTTGCAGACAGTCTGGGGATATAAAGAGCTGCGGAAGCCCCTTGAGAAGGAAGGCTGGAAGAAGTCAGATTTCCAG GTGAACCTGAGCAATGCCTCTCGGACCCAGGGAGGCAACTCATTTGATGACAGCACCTTGCCTCTCATTGACAGGAACCAGAAAACAG ACAAGAAATCCTCCCGGGAGGAGATCCAGATGAGCAACATGGGACCAG ACAACTATTCCACACTCAATGAGAGGGACCACAGCAGGACACTGGACCGATCTGGTGACCTTGGAGATATGGAACCGGTGAAGGTAGTACCATTGATGGTGAGCAGCTCTTCCTAA